In Herbinix luporum, a single window of DNA contains:
- a CDS encoding nucleoside phosphorylase, translating to MLKESIFPILEFDSNKQAKLQPSSIIQKTPVPNACVITFFKEVINKKLESGELEQIGTSPSETVDIPIYETKYNGCHVGLVGGFVGAAGSAALLEELIASGFNKFIVCGGAGVLKKDIQVGHLVLPYSAIRDEGVSYHYIEPSREIECNPDAIMAIERILNQEKIPFIKAKTWTTDAIFRETEAKIAKRVAEGCVTVEMEAAAFFAVSKFRNVLLGQILYGGDDLSGIEWNNRSWISREKIRTNLVDLCLKIAVEL from the coding sequence ATGTTAAAAGAAAGCATATTCCCAATTCTGGAATTTGATTCAAACAAACAAGCCAAGCTTCAACCTTCAAGTATTATCCAAAAGACACCAGTACCAAATGCATGTGTTATTACTTTTTTTAAGGAAGTAATCAATAAAAAGTTAGAATCCGGTGAATTGGAGCAGATTGGAACAAGTCCTTCGGAAACAGTAGATATTCCTATTTATGAAACAAAGTATAATGGTTGTCATGTAGGTCTGGTTGGAGGATTTGTAGGTGCAGCAGGTTCGGCAGCATTGCTGGAAGAATTAATAGCATCAGGATTTAATAAATTTATAGTTTGTGGTGGTGCTGGTGTTTTAAAAAAGGATATTCAGGTAGGTCATTTAGTATTACCCTATTCTGCCATAAGAGACGAAGGGGTATCATATCATTATATTGAGCCATCACGGGAAATAGAATGTAATCCCGATGCTATAATGGCCATTGAGAGAATATTGAATCAAGAAAAAATACCTTTTATAAAGGCAAAAACATGGACAACTGATGCTATTTTTAGGGAAACTGAAGCTAAAATTGCGAAAAGAGTTGCAGAAGGCTGTGTTACCGTTGAAATGGAAGCGGCAGCATTCTTTGCTGTTTCAAAGTTTAGGAATGTTTTATTGGGACAGATTTTGTACGGTGGAGACGACCTGAGCGGAATCGAATGGAATAACCGCTCATGGATTAGTAGAGAAAAGATAAGAACTAACCTTGTGGACTTATGTTTAAAAATAGCTGTAGAATTATGA
- a CDS encoding flavodoxin domain-containing protein — MVIVYESKTGFTKKYAEMLADKTKLKLYHIKDISKISAEEEVVFLGWIKVGKIQGLNKLHKYNLKAVCGSGTAPCSKDNREAVIKRNNIKDIPFFYLRGGCLPVKDLKGIDKILMVIFLKILKSRKEKDEETEEVIAGLENGFNGVEEKNLEPILKWLNI; from the coding sequence ATGGTAATTGTTTATGAATCTAAAACCGGTTTTACCAAGAAGTATGCAGAAATGCTGGCTGATAAAACAAAACTTAAGCTTTACCATATAAAAGATATATCGAAAATCAGTGCTGAGGAGGAAGTTGTTTTTCTTGGTTGGATAAAGGTTGGAAAAATACAGGGACTTAATAAATTACATAAATATAATTTAAAAGCTGTCTGCGGATCTGGTACGGCACCATGTTCAAAAGACAATAGGGAAGCTGTGATAAAGAGAAATAATATAAAAGATATACCATTCTTTTATCTGCGGGGTGGTTGTCTTCCTGTGAAAGATTTAAAAGGTATTGATAAGATATTGATGGTTATATTTTTAAAAATCCTTAAAAGCCGTAAGGAGAAAGATGAAGAGACAGAAGAAGTAATAGCTGGCCTTGAAAATGGTTTTAATGGTGTAGAGGAGAAAAATCTTGAACCTATACTTAAATGGCTTAATATATAA
- a CDS encoding MgtC/SapB family protein has protein sequence MEKIIELFVSFGLTEFQAVALVKTLLASLCGGLIGLEREMKGRPAGLKTFSLVCLGSTLAMITNDYIYTYIAGGSGDAARMAAQVISGIGFLGAGTIMVTGHNQIKGLTTAAALWVTAALGISIGCGFYFGGFAGLVVIYITSFIYRYLDSKIMKYSRIMRIYVEGTDEEFMLKLSKYIRDSNFKVLTLQRKSENKWFEDNSCAMIEMDLGKRMLHSTIMEEIKQIEGLCYIEEI, from the coding sequence TTGGAAAAGATAATAGAATTGTTTGTATCCTTTGGCCTTACGGAATTTCAAGCTGTTGCATTAGTGAAAACTTTGCTGGCTTCTTTGTGTGGTGGATTAATAGGTTTAGAAAGGGAAATGAAGGGAAGACCTGCAGGGTTAAAGACTTTCTCTTTAGTCTGTTTGGGATCAACACTTGCAATGATAACAAATGATTATATCTATACTTACATAGCAGGTGGAAGTGGTGATGCGGCACGAATGGCTGCTCAGGTTATCAGCGGTATAGGTTTTCTTGGAGCCGGAACGATTATGGTAACAGGACATAATCAGATAAAGGGATTAACAACGGCAGCAGCTTTATGGGTAACTGCTGCGCTGGGAATTTCTATTGGTTGCGGATTTTATTTTGGAGGATTTGCGGGGCTGGTAGTTATTTATATAACTTCATTTATATACCGATACCTGGATAGTAAGATAATGAAATATTCTAGAATTATGAGAATATATGTTGAAGGAACTGACGAAGAATTTATGTTAAAGCTTTCTAAATATATAAGGGACAGTAATTTTAAAGTATTAACTCTTCAGAGAAAGTCGGAAAACAAGTGGTTTGAAGATAATAGCTGTGCAATGATAGAAATGGATTTAGGAAAGAGAATGTTGCATAGTACAATTATGGAGGAAATCAAACAGATAGAAGGACTTTGTTATATAGAGGAGATATAG
- a CDS encoding DUF5711 family protein, producing MINNNSINKKRFPIKVIYICLLCIPILYIGFLHLRKNSSYSTYKIISSLSNLETTSNYINYRNGIIRYEKNGAVYIKEGKIIWNYSYEMNDPIVDVCEEYAVISDRGNKLLCIFNEKKCVGRINTLNTIITSKISSKGVVAVMMSDHDNYYVQLYYENGPLVVDSTQENMLVDMKMGIEKYGHLIDFAISKDGKKIVLDMLNLTSGKIRSNLGFYNYGEVGQNKIDRLVGGLPYENIIFPKIVFLNNDLVCAFKDKGFMIYSMPETPELVVDKTFEGKIKSVIYNEKYVGVVLEEESSPSKILLFNLKGKKILDKKFDFEYSHIFLSGNEIIMYNETTCYILRTNGTEKFRHTFDDIKAFLPCDSINRYVLVNELDILEIELSSKY from the coding sequence ATGATAAATAACAATAGTATTAATAAGAAGAGATTTCCCATAAAAGTAATATATATTTGCTTGCTTTGTATTCCAATTTTATATATAGGCTTTTTACATTTAAGAAAAAACTCAAGCTATAGTACATATAAAATTATTAGCTCTTTATCCAACCTAGAAACTACATCGAATTATATAAATTATAGAAACGGAATTATACGATATGAAAAGAATGGAGCTGTTTACATTAAGGAAGGGAAAATAATATGGAATTATTCTTATGAAATGAATGATCCAATTGTAGACGTATGCGAAGAGTATGCTGTGATTTCAGATCGTGGAAATAAGCTACTATGTATATTTAATGAAAAGAAATGTGTAGGAAGAATAAATACTTTAAATACCATAATTACATCAAAAATATCATCTAAAGGGGTAGTTGCTGTCATGATGTCCGATCATGATAATTACTATGTCCAGTTATATTATGAAAATGGTCCCCTGGTAGTAGATAGCACGCAAGAAAACATGTTAGTGGATATGAAAATGGGTATTGAAAAATATGGCCATTTGATTGACTTTGCAATATCAAAAGATGGTAAGAAAATAGTCTTGGATATGTTGAATTTAACTTCCGGAAAAATACGCAGTAACCTAGGTTTTTATAATTATGGAGAAGTGGGACAAAATAAGATTGATCGCTTAGTAGGTGGACTTCCCTATGAGAATATTATATTTCCTAAAATTGTGTTTTTAAACAATGATCTTGTATGTGCATTTAAAGACAAGGGCTTTATGATATATTCAATGCCTGAAACACCTGAGTTAGTAGTAGACAAAACATTTGAGGGTAAAATAAAAAGTGTTATATATAACGAAAAGTATGTGGGGGTTGTATTGGAAGAAGAATCTTCCCCTTCAAAAATTCTTTTGTTTAACCTAAAAGGGAAAAAAATTCTTGATAAAAAGTTTGATTTTGAATATAGCCATATCTTCCTGTCAGGTAATGAAATTATAATGTATAACGAAACAACATGTTACATTCTTAGAACAAATGGTACAGAAAAGTTTAGACATACATTTGATGATATTAAAGCTTTTCTACCCTGTGACAGTATTAATAGGTATGTATTGGTAAATGAGCTGGATATCTTAGAAATTGAATTATCATCTAAGTATTAA
- a CDS encoding helix-turn-helix domain-containing protein, whose amino-acid sequence MELSKKIQELRKQKKITQEELAEALFVSKSAILKWESGKAYPSIDSLKEMAKYFSVSIDELLSNEEILLLAEEDSKQNERHLRDLVFGFLDCSVIMLLFLPFFEQKINGVIYPVSLHYLKHFEPYMKTAYTAIVAGLVACGLLTLFLQNCWRTFWINIKGKISLTLSAFGALIFMISAQPNAAMYTFVLLIIKAVMLIKWA is encoded by the coding sequence TTGGAATTAAGTAAGAAAATTCAGGAGTTACGTAAGCAGAAGAAAATTACCCAGGAAGAACTTGCCGAAGCATTATTTGTATCCAAATCAGCAATATTAAAATGGGAATCTGGAAAAGCATACCCAAGCATAGACTCCTTAAAAGAAATGGCTAAATATTTCTCGGTATCTATAGACGAATTACTTTCAAATGAGGAAATTCTTTTACTTGCAGAAGAAGATAGCAAGCAAAATGAAAGACATCTTCGTGATTTGGTTTTTGGATTTCTTGATTGTAGTGTGATAATGCTTTTGTTTTTACCGTTTTTTGAGCAGAAAATTAATGGAGTAATCTATCCGGTTTCATTACATTACTTAAAACATTTTGAACCTTATATGAAAACAGCTTATACAGCTATTGTTGCCGGCCTTGTTGCCTGTGGCTTATTGACTTTGTTTTTGCAAAATTGTTGGAGAACTTTTTGGATTAATATAAAAGGTAAAATATCATTGACCCTTAGTGCATTTGGTGCTTTGATCTTTATGATTAGTGCACAACCAAATGCCGCTATGTATACATTTGTTTTATTAATAATTAAGGCTGTAATGCTGATAAAATGGGCATGA
- a CDS encoding amidohydrolase family protein — protein sequence MDLAGKLVSAPYVDPHLHLDYVYTLSEMGREGAGSGTLFEAIEMWPKFKENLTVESVKKLALKGIIDEVSQGVQHIRTHIDVTDPNFTALKAMLELREELKDKVEIQIVAFPQQGMYTYKGGRDLVEEALKMGADVVGGIPHYEPAREFGEKSVHDIVELALKYEKLIDVHCDETDDPHSRFVELLNALVLMEDYGEKTTASHTCSFGSADNSYAYRMIDLFKKSKMNFIACPTENAYLQGRQDTYPKRRGLTRVKEFMENGINIAFAQDSINDPWYPMGNGNMMNILDNGIHLAQIMSPEEIDKDLDLITYNGARCLNI from the coding sequence ATTGATTTAGCCGGTAAATTGGTTTCTGCACCTTATGTAGATCCTCATTTACACTTAGATTATGTTTATACCTTATCTGAAATGGGTAGGGAAGGTGCCGGTTCAGGAACTCTATTTGAAGCTATTGAGATGTGGCCTAAATTTAAAGAAAATCTAACTGTGGAAAGTGTAAAAAAACTTGCCCTTAAGGGAATTATAGATGAGGTTTCCCAGGGTGTACAACATATTCGTACACATATAGACGTTACAGATCCTAATTTTACAGCCCTAAAAGCCATGTTAGAACTTAGGGAAGAACTAAAAGATAAAGTTGAAATTCAAATCGTAGCATTCCCACAGCAAGGAATGTATACTTATAAGGGTGGACGTGATTTAGTAGAAGAGGCTCTTAAGATGGGTGCCGATGTTGTAGGAGGGATTCCCCATTACGAACCGGCCAGAGAATTCGGTGAAAAATCCGTTCATGATATTGTTGAGCTAGCTTTAAAATATGAGAAACTTATTGACGTTCACTGTGATGAAACTGATGATCCCCATTCACGTTTTGTTGAATTGTTAAATGCACTTGTTCTGATGGAAGATTACGGTGAAAAAACCACAGCCAGCCATACCTGTTCCTTTGGATCAGCTGATAATTCATATGCATATAGAATGATAGATTTATTCAAAAAGAGTAAGATGAACTTCATAGCTTGTCCTACAGAAAATGCATACCTTCAAGGCCGTCAGGATACATATCCTAAACGCCGTGGACTTACCAGAGTAAAAGAATTCATGGAAAATGGAATCAATATTGCATTTGCCCAAGATTCAATAAATGATCCTTGGTATCCAATGGGTAACGGTAATATGATGAATATCCTTGACAATGGTATTCACTTGGCTCAGATTATGTCACCGGAAGAAATAGATAAGGATTTAGATTTAATCACATATAACGGAGCCCGTTGTCTAAATATCTAA